One segment of Schistocerca nitens isolate TAMUIC-IGC-003100 chromosome 3, iqSchNite1.1, whole genome shotgun sequence DNA contains the following:
- the LOC126249458 gene encoding uncharacterized protein LOC126249458, with amino-acid sequence MTAQEATALANQIKNYTFLISLVIWYDVLHHISVVNKTLQTIDVNVSEAVEMLEKTKAYFETCRTEEKFVSFLTDSKELATELKLEDLTLPRIRVSQRRNIVTTPLDERFYQLKSHCDYFDFLYDIGKLKNAPPDSLDTKCRNFAAILQDHESGDIDALELREELKVLSTLLKAGIGSKETLMVIGRHNFCPNVNIALRILLTLPATVASLLKLARFLRSGLTPFLSWCPGTALNKSIYKDFGHSVAILNALSYVYIYTIMLNVIVKMTV; translated from the exons ATGACCGCTCAAGAAGCAACGGCACTtgcgaatcaaataaaaaattacacttttctcaTTTCTCTGGTAATCTGGTACGACGTTCTGCATCACATCAGTGTAGTCAATAAGACCCTCCAGACCATTGACGTAAATGTTTCTGAGGCCGTCGAAATGCTTGAAAAAACGAAAGCATATTTTGagacctgcagaacagaagaaaagtttgtgtctttCTTGACGGATTCCAAAGAACTGGCTACAGAATTAAAGCTagaagatctaacgttaccacgGATAAGAGTTTCCCAGCGACGAA ACATAGTAACTACACCTTTGGATGAGAGATTCTatcaactgaaatctcattgtgattattttgattttctctacgacatcggcaagctgaagaatgcacctcctgacagcctggacacaaagtgtagaaacttcgcagcgattttgcaagatcatgagtcaggcgacattgatgcactggagttgagggaagaactaaaagtgctttcaacattgttgaaagctGGAATAGGTTCAAAAGAGACTCTGATGGTtataggaagacataatttttgccctaatgttaacattgctctgagaattctcctaacactcccagcgacagttgcga gcttgttaaaattagctagatttcttcgatcaggtttgactccatttttgagctggtgCCCAGGAACTGCTTTGAACAAATCT atctacaAAGATTTCGGGCACAGTGTGGCTATTCTCAATGCtttgagttatgtttacatctataccATTATGCTGAACGTAATTGTCaagatgacggtttag